From the genome of Pseudonocardia sp. EC080619-01:
CGCCCCGAAGTCGCCGGTGGCAGCGCGGCCGAGATAGCGGAAGTACTGGATCCAGATCGGCTGGTCCAGGCCCAGGGTGCGGTTGAGCGCCGCGATCGACTCCGGGGTCGCCTTGTCGCCGAGCAGCGCCGTGGCCGGCCCGCCGGGCAGCGAGCGCAGCCAGGCGAACAACAGCACGGACAGGATCAGCAACGTGGGGATCACCTGGAGCAGGCGGCGCGCGACGAAGCGCAGCATGCGTGGATGTCCTCTGTGGTGGGGGACGGCACGGGCCCTCCGCGCCGCGGGGTCGCCGCGGCGCGGAGGACGTGGTCAGTTCTTGCTGACGGTGTAGAAGCGCTCGTCGGTCAGCGGGGACGGGACGACGCCCTGGACGTTGTCCTTCACGACGATCGCGGGACCGGTCGTCAGGATCGGCACGGCCGGGAGGTACTTCCCGACGATGTCGGAGTTGACCTGCTCGTACGCCGCGGCGTGGCCGGCCGGGTCCGGGATCGCGTCGGCCTTGGCGAGCGCGTCGTACATCGCCGGGTCCTGCGGGCCGAACTCCGCCTTCTCCCGGCCGAAGAACGTGCCGACGAAGTTGCCGGCGTCGTTGTAGTCGCCGGTCCAGCCGAGCATGTGGAGGTCGTGCTTGCCGGCCTTCTGGACGTCGTCCTTGTAGCCGCCGTTCCACGGCCGCGCGACCGGGTTCACGGTGATGCCCACGGCCTGGAGGTTCGCCGACATCGCCGAGAACAGGTCGGCCGGGTTCGGCATGTAGGGCCGGGTGACCTCGGTCGGGTAGTAGAAGTTCAGGGTCAGGTTCTGCGCACCTGCCTCGGCGAGCAGCTGCTTGGCCTTCTCCGGGTCGTACGGGTACTGGGTGACGTCCTGTGCGTAGCCCGCGACGGTCGGCGGGACGAACTCCTGCGCGACGGCCGAGCCCTCGGGCATCTTGGTCCGCACCAGCGACTCCCGGTCGATGGCGTAGGCGATCGCCTGCCGGACCCGGACGTCCTTCAGGGCGGGGTTGTTCTTGGTGTTGATGCCGACGTAGAGGATCGAGAACGGGTCACGGATCAGGATCTGGTTGCCCTGCTCCTTCAAGGTCCCGTAGTCGGCGGGACTCGGGTAGTCGTAGCCGTCGATGGTGCCGGCGGCGAGCTCCTGCTTGCGGGCGTTCTCGTCCGGGATGACCTTGAAGATCAGCTTGTCGACCTTGGCCTTCTCGCCCCAGTAGTCGTCGTTGCGGGCGAGCGTGATGGTGCCGTTGGCCTTGTCGTAGCTCTCGAACCGGAACGGCCCGGTGCCGGTCGGGTGCTCGTTCGCGTAGGCCGGGTAGGTGAAGGAGTCACCGCTCTGGGTGACGGCGTCGGCGTCGTACTGCTGCAACGCAGTCGGGCTGGAGATCGACAGCGAGGTCAGTCCGAACGCGGCCGGGAACGCGCCCTTGAACTTGTTCAGCTGCAGCACCGCGGTGGTCGGGTTCTCCGCGGTGCAGGACTTGTAGACGGGGTCGCCGGAGGCGTCGCCCTCGTTCTTCGCGAAGCCCTCGAAGACGTCGCCGTAGTAGATCATCTGGCTCTGGGCGGCGGCGCCCTGCATGGTGTACCAGCGGTCGAAGTTGAAGCAGACGGCCGCGGCGTCGAACGGTGTGCCGTCGTGGAAGGTGACGCCCTCACGCAGGGTGAACGTCCAGGTCTTCCCGTCCGGTGACGACTGCCAGGCCGTCGCGAGGCCGGGCTCCAGCTCCGTGGTGCCCTGCTTGTAGGTGATCAGGGTGTCGAACATCTGGCGCGCCGGGCGGAAGCTCTCGCCGTCGTCGTTCCAGATCGGGTCGAAGTTCTTCGGCGCACCGGCGGCACCGAAGACGAAGTTCCCGCCGCTCTCACCACCGGAGCCACCGCGCTCCGACGCCGCACACGCCGTCATCGTCAGTGCCAGCAGCCCGGCCGTGGCCGCCGTCATCCACCGTCTGGCTCGCATCAGTTCCCCCACTCGGTAGCCGGGGCATGCCTCCACGATGTTTGCGCGGTGACACCCGGATGAACCGGGAACCTATAGCGGTCCGTTACCTGCCGGTAGACCTTCGCGTCACGAAAGGGCTACGAAGTGGGACGGATGTACCGTTCCCGTTACGCCGGGGCGGTGCCCGCGGCGGCGCGGTGCCGGTCCCGGTACGCCGCGACGACCTCACGGGACGCCTCCGGTTCGAGCGCGTCCCGGCGCACGTCGGCGAGCACCCGCCGGAAGGCGTCGAGATCCTTCGGCGAGTCGAGGAACGCCTCTCCCGTGTGACCCTCCGTGTGCACGAGGTCCGACCCGAGCTCGTCGGGGATCTCCAGCACCGCGACGCGTCCGGTGTGCGCCCGCTGGACGCCCGCCGAGAACGGCAGGACCAGCAGGATCACGTTCGGCAGCCGGGAGAGGTCGAGGAGCCGGTCCAGCTGCCCCGCCATCACCTCCGGGCCGCCGGTCCCCCGGGCGAGCACCGACTCGTCGATCACCGAGCGCAACCGCAGCGGCGGGTCGGCGGTGAGCGCCTCGTGCCGGCGGCGGCGCAGGTGGACCAGCTGGTCGATCTCCCACTCGTCGTGCCGGGGCAACCGGGCGCGGAGGACGGCGCGGGCGTACTCGGGCGTCTGCAGCAGGCCGTGCAGGACCGAGAGGTCGAACGCGTCGACGCCGACCGCATCGGTCTCCACGGCGGCGTACCGGCCCGGCGCGGGGAGCTCGTACCGATCGGTGCGCAGCCCCTCGGTGAAGGGTTCCCACCACCCCCGGGTCCGGCTCTGCGTGACGAGCCGCCGGAGCATGTCCGCCTCGACCTCGGCGACGCCGCCGTAGAGGGCGAGGAGCGCGTCGACGTCACCGGCGCGGGGCACCCCCTTGCCGTTCTCCAGCCTGCTGATCTTCGAGGTCGAGCAGGCGAGGCCGCGGGCGACGTCGTCGAGCTTCATCCCGGCGTTGCCCCGCAGGCGGCGCAGCTCCGCACCGAGGCGGCGCCGCGCACCGACCGGCTCCTGCTCCACCCCGCCCTCCCGGTGCCTCCGGTCCGCCCGACCGCGGACCCCGGGTCATGCAACCACATCCCCCGTGCAATCTCCCGGGTCGTGCAATTTTCATCAGCTTTGCAATTGCACGGCACATCCGGATCCGGCACCCTGGGACGTACCCGGACGTGACGGGCAGCACACCGCACGGCACTGCCGGGGGACGCACACCACGAGCAGAACAGAAGGGAGAACGACATGATCCGCAAGGCACAGGTGCCGCACACCGGCAAGCACCAGAGCACCCGCACCGGGCGGTGGTCGCCGTGATCGCCCTGGTCACGCTGGTCCTCTCCGGACTGGCGGTCGTCGTCATCACGGCGATCGTGATCGGGGTGACCGAGTCCCGCCAGAACGGGGCGTGGCGCCGGATCGCGGCCGAACGCCGGCGGGCGTGGGAGCGCAGGCAGCGCCAGCTGCACCGCAGCCCGCACCACGTCGACGCGTGGGGCGACGAGGACACCGACTAGAAGCACGACCCGGGCCCCGAGGCCCCGGGAGGAAGGAACGGCGCAGCGGCGGGGGGTTGCTGCGCCGGGTGGCCGGTCCACGTCCGTTCCGGACGGCGCCGGCCGTTCGCCGTTCCGGGGCCGGCCGTCCCGGAGCTACAACGCGCGACGGCCGGCGAGCGCGCGGCCGAGGGTCATCTCGTCGGCGAACTCGAGATCGCCGCCCATCGGCAGCCCCGACGCCAGCCGGGTGACGGTCAGCCCGGGGAAGTCCCGGAGCAGCCGGACCAGGTAGGTCGCCGTCGCCTCGCCCTCGGTGTTCGGGTCGGTGGCGATGATGACCTCGGAGATCGACGTCTCGTCCTGCGCGGGGCCGGTGCCACCGAGCCGGGCGAGCAGCTCGCGGATCCGCAGCGTGTCCGGGCCGACCCCGGCCAGCGGGTCGAGCGCGCCACCGAGCACGTGGTAGCGCCCCTTGAACTCGCGGGTCCGCTCCACGGCCAGGACGTCCTTGGGCTCCTCGACCACGCACAGCAGCGCCGGGTCACGGCGGGCGTCCGAGCAGTACCGGCAGCGGGTGTCGGAGGAGACGTTCCCGCAGACCTCGCAGAACGCGACGCCCTGCTTGACCGTCTGCAGGACCTCCTGGAGCCGGGCGATGTCCGCCGGATCCGCCGCCAGCAGGTGGAACGCGATCCGCTGGGCGCTCTTCGGACCGACGCCCGGCAGGCGGCCGAGCTCGTCGATCAGATCCTGTACGGGGCCTTCGAACACCTCAGGCGCCCGGGAGGCCCAGGCCGCCCATGTCGAGGCCGCCGGCCAGCGGGCCCATCTTCTCCTGCTGCAGCTCCTG
Proteins encoded in this window:
- a CDS encoding ABC transporter substrate-binding protein, whose translation is MTAATAGLLALTMTACAASERGGSGGESGGNFVFGAAGAPKNFDPIWNDDGESFRPARQMFDTLITYKQGTTELEPGLATAWQSSPDGKTWTFTLREGVTFHDGTPFDAAAVCFNFDRWYTMQGAAAQSQMIYYGDVFEGFAKNEGDASGDPVYKSCTAENPTTAVLQLNKFKGAFPAAFGLTSLSISSPTALQQYDADAVTQSGDSFTYPAYANEHPTGTGPFRFESYDKANGTITLARNDDYWGEKAKVDKLIFKVIPDENARKQELAAGTIDGYDYPSPADYGTLKEQGNQILIRDPFSILYVGINTKNNPALKDVRVRQAIAYAIDRESLVRTKMPEGSAVAQEFVPPTVAGYAQDVTQYPYDPEKAKQLLAEAGAQNLTLNFYYPTEVTRPYMPNPADLFSAMSANLQAVGITVNPVARPWNGGYKDDVQKAGKHDLHMLGWTGDYNDAGNFVGTFFGREKAEFGPQDPAMYDALAKADAIPDPAGHAAAYEQVNSDIVGKYLPAVPILTTGPAIVVKDNVQGVVPSPLTDERFYTVSKN
- a CDS encoding helix-turn-helix transcriptional regulator; translated protein: MEQEPVGARRRLGAELRRLRGNAGMKLDDVARGLACSTSKISRLENGKGVPRAGDVDALLALYGGVAEVEADMLRRLVTQSRTRGWWEPFTEGLRTDRYELPAPGRYAAVETDAVGVDAFDLSVLHGLLQTPEYARAVLRARLPRHDEWEIDQLVHLRRRRHEALTADPPLRLRSVIDESVLARGTGGPEVMAGQLDRLLDLSRLPNVILLVLPFSAGVQRAHTGRVAVLEIPDELGSDLVHTEGHTGEAFLDSPKDLDAFRRVLADVRRDALEPEASREVVAAYRDRHRAAAGTAPA
- the recR gene encoding recombination mediator RecR, whose translation is MFEGPVQDLIDELGRLPGVGPKSAQRIAFHLLAADPADIARLQEVLQTVKQGVAFCEVCGNVSSDTRCRYCSDARRDPALLCVVEEPKDVLAVERTREFKGRYHVLGGALDPLAGVGPDTLRIRELLARLGGTGPAQDETSISEVIIATDPNTEGEATATYLVRLLRDFPGLTVTRLASGLPMGGDLEFADEMTLGRALAGRRAL